The Melospiza georgiana isolate bMelGeo1 chromosome 1, bMelGeo1.pri, whole genome shotgun sequence genome contains the following window.
TAGAAGTGTTCAAAAATTATAGTGTAGAAAATTCTAAGATGATATTTAGTTTTCTTCCTACAACACAAAGACCAACTAAAGTTGTGTATGATGCTGGGTCTAACAGCCTAGCTTCTCTTTTCCTATTTTGTACAGGAAATGGACAATGTAGTTGTAacctttgaattttttttgttataacAGTTATTCCCTTGCCTTGTAAACtttcttagagaaaaaaaaatcagtatcaTTTATATTGTGGCAGTTGTTCTTTCTGGTattctttttctctaaaaatgctgaaattccTTCAAATCATAAAATCTGTTGAAAAAAGAGATGGGTATGAGATGGAGATACATTAAGATACAGGTACTACAAATGAACATTTTCCAACTGATTGCTTTCTTAAAGTGTGAGATTTTTCAGCCCAGCACCACTTTCACAGTTTTTGATGCTTCTATAGTAGCTGAACTGAGTGGGAAGATACAAAACTGTTTTAATTTAACTAAAGTAGCTATTAAAAAACAGTCCTCTAAGTTTGTATAGATATGTAAGGAACTCCTGTGCAGACAACAGATTGAGAAGGGGTATGCTGATGCTAATTAATTAAAAACCTGTTGAACTATGTTAGAAACTCCCTTATTTCCATCATGTCCCCATCTCCTTTCTCCAAATGTGTACATAGACATACAGGGAAAGAATCTTAAGAAGAAGCTAGGGTAGCTCAGTTGGAAGGAAAAATGAGAGGAGTGTCTGATTCTGTCTTCATGCAAATTTTATCCAGCATGTTCAATCATCTAAAAAAACTGATGAATCAgacctttctgctttttcctgccCAGATATAATACTGCCTTGTCAAATGCAACTAACAGGGAGTAGGTAGATTGCTCTTCTTGTTTAACATCCATATGTGAAACTGAATGCTAAtgatttcagctgcttttttgAAGTGCGATGTTTCAAAATGTTACAGAAGCAAAAAAGTTTATTGGTAAATCCCTTCAGCCAGCACGACCTGTGCATCAACTGTCTTCTAAACAAGGTGAGTAGCACGGCTAAGGTGCAGTTCACTTTACCAAAGTTTGGGATATGTTTTGGGAAGTAACAAGGATGTGTAAGGTGTcttgttttactttgtttttaaattacttcattAAACTACAGTGAGAAAACACCTTGCTGTGTGGTGATCTTAGCACATCATTTCTGTgataaaatctgaatttaaacTGTATTAGATTTATGCAGAGCTCTTTGGTGCTGCTCCTCTAGCTTGGCATCTGAAATGTAGCTTCAGAAAGCTGGATCAGGCTTCTCTGTTAAATTTGGATTTCTTAGGGTGACTGATCCTACTACTGAAAACATAAAATACACATAATTTAACAGATTATTTGGGTTTTATTGCAAGTGCTGATGCCTCAGGTACAGTACACTGCACTGCATTGTTCTTATCTAGCTTTCAcacaaattcaaaacaaaaaacccaaaaaacttcaagaaaaaaaatcatgcagtATTTATGTCAGGTGtgaatattttgctttaatttttaaatttctatagATTAAAGCCTAGCTATTGCAGTACTACAGTTGCTATTGTTAAGTTAGAAATTTTTGTTCCAGAAGAAAGTCATCAGCTGTGCTGATGTGGACTGAAGCTAAGTGACATCATAAACTTTTACTTTGTATGAAATTTATGGAATAAATGGAAAAGGGGTCCTGTGGTGATGTGGAGCTTCTAAGTTGTGAATAAATGCCTGTAAAATCTCTGTGCAGCAAGGAATGTTCTTGGGGCAAGTATCACAAAATAATACTGTGGTGtctattgaaattattttttcttaatgttttaTGCTCACCAGCATCACCCATTGCATTAAACATTCGGACTGAATTacccagcagcactgaagtATGTTTGCAGAGTAAGGTTAACTGGGTGAGTATTGAggaaatatataattttttataaattgGAGGTCAGCAGATCTGTTGAGTAACTAAATGAAAACTGTTTCCAGCTCGGAGTGTCCTTGACTCTGAATGTTTTAAACCAGCAGTGTCCGAACTGTTGAAGAGAATTTTGAGTTTCAGGAATGCCTTTCCCTGGTATTTGCATGCACTAATAGCTGAAAAATGCAGCTTAGGAATTTAAGATTCTTACAAAAAATCTGTGTGGCATTTCTTTAGTCTTCCTGAATTTAAGTCAGCTCTTTTAAACTTAGAGTACATGTATTCTGTCTTCACTTATTATGTGTAAAcaataaaattagaaattttttttgttgttagcACATGTACAAATTCATTTGAGACAGCAAACATCATAAAACTTTATGCTTTATTGCTAGGAGTGCTTGACTTTGGACATGGTACAAATATGTTTTTCAGACTTGAAATTGGTTGTAGCTGTTTGCTGGAAGATGAAGTTTGAAGTCTTCCAAATGGAATGCTTCCTGTTTCATAGCCTGCTTCATGTTTCATAGCCTGAAATTTCTGTTGATTCTGATTTGAATGCTTTTTCAGAGTGttgataaatgtttttttttttttttttgagaacaAATACCTGTTCcttaatttttactttatttttttattattttagaagAGTTTCAGTAAACCAGTAAGCGTTCTTTATTGCATTAAGCTTCTGCAAGCTGCCTTTGactttaacattaaaaaaaaaaaaaagttaaggtCTTGGGAGCCTATCTTTGATCCAACACAGGGAAATTAACACCCTTGTCTCTTGAGCAGTAATTACTGAAGAGAACAAACTACTCACTTTTAAATAAGCCTCTGGTCATCAGTGCTGTAAAATTCAGTTTCATCAGTATTTAGCTACATGTAGCTGCACTTTGCCTTTGTTTGATATAGGTATAGCtggattttttatattttttttaactttttgtttAATGTAGCATATGGAAAAGACTTTTTCAATAAGACTTGACCATCTCCGTTCTGCTAAACGAAAGAATCCAAGTCCATCCTTTTGTCTTTAAGAAAAGTCCTTCCTGCTTTTATTATTCCCAAATGTAGCAGCTTGTGGCTGTATTTTAGGTGGGAtaatagaaaagaaagggaTAATTGTGTTCTTTTTAAAGACTAACAGTAGAACTGTAAAGTTCTGTATAAAAATATCTCTCAAATATGTTCATCTGTATTGTCTTATTTCTTTATTGTATGTAATCAAGAGTAACATTCTACTGGTTCAAATTAAACTGTACTACAACTGTTACTTTTACCTAAGAAACATGTATCCTTGTTTTAATATGCTTTAAGGAAATAAGCTTCCTAACTTTCCTTCCTATCTTAGTCATCTGAAATGACTGAAGTGAAGATCTTAACTCAAACTATGATGCTCTGTCAACCAAAGCAACATgaatcaggagaaaaaaaaggtaaaatactGCATGTGGAGCTGTGtcaggattttattttctggatgAAGGACAACTGAACTTTGAAGTGATGTGGGCtgcactttattttttctgatcaGCCAGTGCATTGATAGTTTGGAGAGCAGTATGAAACTTTCCTGCTTTTCACATAACACTCTAGAGAAAGTGTAAAAATTCACCATAAGTGAGGTAGAAAACTTCCACTGGTAGAGCTGCTTGCATATGGGGATATAActtgaaaaaacccaaataaacccaacaaaacaaacaaacaaaaagccgCAGCCAACTCCCTGAAAAAAACAGACCccaaacataaaaaaaattcttcacactAAATCCTGGGTTTGTATGGATTGTTTGTGTGTGTAGAAGTGCACATTTGAGTTGCATCCTTTAgcctgctgcagggctcagtTGTGGCACACAGACTATTGAATGTAAACAAGTTAAGAACTCAGCATTTTGGCTTCCTTGTCCTGCTCTTACTACGGTGGTTCTGAAATAATAGTATTTGGGTGGTTAGATATGAATTAACTTTTTTTATGATTAATCCTGCACTATTTGTTTCTGTGTCAGTACTGTCCTTAAGGTTTgctccttgtgcttttctctctgTACTGCCTGCCACTGTACTCATAGAGAAATGGTAGTTTAACCAAGTCAAAtttatgctcttttttttcactAAAGGATAATCTCAGAGTTCAAATGCATTCTCACAATACTTCCCTGTCCTGCTTCCTACctaattcttcatttttaaacaTGTCACAGAAACTGCATCAGTTACCCAGGTTAGGTCACCAGTTTATTGAGACAATTTCATTTGTCTGTGTCTGCCTGTAATCAGGCATCCATCTGTAATTTCCAATCCTTAAGTAATCTCTGAAGATGTAGTTTGTCCTTTTGCTATTTGTACTCAAAATTTGAAAGAATTCTGTTAGGTTTTAATGAGGCTTTCATATTTTTGTCAGTCTGAGGTTACCATCTCACAGGTTATTGGGCATTGGTTTGGTTCTGTTGTGTGTTACTGACTTATTTAAGTCTTCCATGTATCTTCTTTAAAGCTCAGGCTCATTTAGGCTCATTTCTTCTAGTTTTGATCTTGATAAATAGAAGAGAGTTCTGTTCTTTTGATCTAGTTAGATGACAGACTTGTCAAGTTCTGTCCATTTAGTGGtttctttctgctctttgtCATCGATTCTGCTTGTGGTGAGTAGAGATTGTTTTGTTCTACAAGATCTTAAACAGCTTCTCATCAGATCCTGGTCTCTTGTATAATCCAACCCTTTGGATCATTTTCAGTGGTTACTTGCTCTGTGATGCCTCTCTGAGTCTGCTCCACAATTCTCCCCATTGTCAAACTTTTTCTCACACTTGTTTTCAAagggcttttgtttgtttgctgatAGTTGTAATCTTTTCCTTCCGAGTTGCACAACTTTAGAGGTCCTACTATTCAGCTACTTCTTATAAATaagtcttttgttttcttcttttttttttttttcttgcacagTAACATTTCTTCTAGAGCTCTGTTTATATTCAGCTGTACTTTAAGTTCCAGataataatttctatttaataTCTCTTCAGCGGTACTGTGGTTTCAATTATCTGTCTCAGCAGTTCTTAAGTGCAACATGGGGTTTTCATGGGCCCTTCTTGAGCTTTTCCAGGGCTCTCTGGATGGTATCCTGTCCCTCAGGTGTGCCAACTGCACCGCTCAGTTTGGTGTTAcctgcaaatttgctgagggTGCCGTTGATCCCACTGTCTGCCATTGCTGAAGATGCTCAATAGAATTGGTCCAGATATGGACCCCTGAGGGATCTCATTCATCATTCACTGATCTGCATCCAGACATGATCACTACTCTTTGGATcataggatggtttgggttgtaGGGGACTAAAATTTCAAGTTCTAACCCCCTGCTATGAGTGGGGACACCTGCCAGGAGACCATGGtactcaaagccccatccagcctgatgatgaacacttccagggatggggcatccataaCTTCTCTGtgcagccttttccagtgcctcaccatcctcagaGTAAAGAATTTTGTTCTCCTGTCTAGCCTAAACCCACTGTCCCTCAGCTTAAGGCCATTCCCCTtttcctatcactacatgcctCTGAAAAGTCCCTCTGTAGCTTCTTGTAGGCCCCcatcaggtactggaaggctgtcCCAAAGTATCCCAAGAgacttttccaggctgaacatctTCAACTATCTAAGCCTGTCTTCTTAGGGGGGGTGTTCCAACCCTGTGATCAGCTTAGGCACTCTCCTCTGCACTTGTTCCAACATGAGATCAGATGCAGCTGTCCAGCCAGTTCCTCATCCAGTGAACAATCCCCCAATCTAATCCACATCTCCCCAATTTAGAGAGAAGGGTGTTGTGGGGGATTGTGTTCAAGGCCTTACAAAAATCATCTTCATAGGTTTTTAATCAAAGGGAGGTAAAAAGAAGACATAAGTTTTCAAGTATGCTTGTATTCTTTaaactgtttctttttcaaagtTACCCACATGCCCTCCCTTAGGTTCACCAGTCACTGCATCATTTGTGttcaaaggcaggaaaaaatcTGTGTCATCGTCGATATCAGCTTCTCTCTTTTCAACATCCCACAGTCTGAGAAGCAAAAACTGTTGTCCATCGGGTGACAGTGTAACAATCTTGCAGGAAGCCCATTATTGCTAAAGCAATATGCTTCTTTGTCATCAAGGACCAGAGATAAGGTTTGTTCTTTGTTCGCCTAATTCCTTTCCTCTTGTTTCTTGCTTGAGAATATCGGTTTAAAACCAGATATTGCTAGATATACTGTATCCAAAGCTATGCCATGGTAGACATAGTGCTATCAACTTGAATGAGAAACCTACATGTTCTGAGCAAAGGCTCTGACACTTGTTGATCCAACATAATCCCTCAAAAGTATTTCACTGCTATTAATCTGTTTGCCATTTTGCATACAGCAGATCTTGTCATTACTTTTAGGTGTTGAAAGACATTTAACTTATTAGCTCCAAGAAAAGAGACACCCTGTTTTTGTTATCTGTCACTTAAAAATAGGTGCCACTTTGGAGTGAGTTATAAACAGATTTTCTTGTGGGTTTCAAGACCAGTTTATGGTGTCTCT
Protein-coding sequences here:
- the C1H8orf88 gene encoding uncharacterized protein C8orf88 homolog, with the translated sequence MFQNVTEAKKFIGKSLQPARPVHQLSSKQASPIALNIRTELPSSTEVCLQSKVNWSSEMTEVKILTQTMMLCQPKQHESGEKKERIQYSRDFLLKLSNVSLSQKKPEFLPDHPIVLEKPVKNKPFIDICKK